In Meiothermus ruber DSM 1279, the following proteins share a genomic window:
- the glpX gene encoding class II fructose-bisphosphatase gives MDIERLLVLEVARVTEQAALAASRLAGMGKKDAVDAAGTEAMRTVLSELPIHGRVVIGEGEMDEAPMLYIGERLGRGGPEVDIAVDPVEGTTITAKGLPNAITVIAISEKGGLVGAPDMYMQKLVVGPPAAGKVSLDFPVEANLRIVADSLQRKVEDLVVVILDRPRHEQLIREVREAGARVKLITDGDVVAAVSVAVRGTGVHVMMGSGGAPEGVLAAAALKCMGGEIQGRFLPSNPAELERLHAMGVDEKKIYRTNDLAPGRQIVFSATGITHGELLEGVRYFGGGARTHSIVMGYQTKVVRFIDSIHLFESGARVNIRV, from the coding sequence ATGGACATTGAGCGGCTCCTGGTGCTCGAGGTCGCCCGGGTAACCGAACAGGCCGCACTGGCCGCCAGCCGGCTGGCCGGAATGGGCAAAAAAGACGCCGTAGACGCGGCCGGTACCGAGGCCATGCGCACTGTGCTCTCCGAACTCCCCATCCATGGCCGGGTCGTGATCGGCGAAGGCGAGATGGATGAAGCCCCCATGCTTTACATCGGCGAGCGCCTCGGACGGGGTGGGCCGGAGGTGGACATTGCGGTGGACCCGGTAGAGGGCACCACCATCACCGCCAAAGGTCTGCCCAACGCCATCACGGTCATTGCCATCAGCGAAAAAGGCGGCCTGGTGGGGGCCCCCGACATGTACATGCAAAAGCTGGTGGTGGGCCCACCAGCAGCCGGCAAGGTGAGCCTGGATTTTCCGGTAGAGGCCAACCTGCGCATCGTCGCCGACTCCCTCCAGCGCAAGGTAGAAGACCTGGTGGTGGTCATCTTGGATCGGCCCCGGCACGAACAGCTTATCCGCGAGGTGCGGGAAGCCGGGGCCAGGGTCAAGCTGATTACCGATGGCGACGTGGTAGCAGCGGTCTCGGTGGCCGTTCGTGGAACCGGTGTTCACGTCATGATGGGCAGTGGGGGTGCCCCGGAAGGGGTGCTGGCGGCTGCTGCTTTGAAGTGCATGGGCGGGGAGATTCAAGGGCGCTTCCTGCCCAGCAACCCCGCCGAGCTCGAGCGGCTCCATGCCATGGGGGTGGACGAAAAGAAAATCTATCGCACCAATGACCTGGCCCCAGGCCGGCAAATTGTCTTCTCGGCAACCGGCATTACCCACGGAGAGCTGCTCGAGGGGGTGCGCTACTTTGGCGGCGGCGCCCGCACCCACTCGATTGTGATGGGCTATCAGACCAAGGTGGTGCGGTTTATCGACTCCATTCACCTCTTTGAGAGCGGCGCACGGGTCAATATCCGCGTATAG
- a CDS encoding Lrp/AsnC family transcriptional regulator, translating to MAIESKPLDEVSWKILELLQQNARLPYSELGRQVGLSAPAVAERVRRMEEAGIIRGYRADVDPSQLGYTLEVFIRAEVTHSHHEAAIRYISQLPNVLEFWNLTGRDGYLIRAVFRSVQELEQVLNQKLGIYGTTTTALVLSKPVAFRVLSQAQAIQ from the coding sequence ATGGCTATTGAATCTAAACCTCTGGACGAGGTCTCGTGGAAGATCCTGGAGCTGCTTCAGCAAAACGCCCGCCTGCCCTACAGCGAACTGGGCCGGCAGGTGGGGTTGTCGGCGCCCGCCGTGGCCGAACGGGTACGCCGGATGGAGGAGGCCGGGATTATCCGGGGCTACCGGGCCGATGTGGATCCCAGCCAGCTGGGGTATACCCTCGAGGTTTTCATCCGGGCCGAGGTCACACATAGCCACCACGAGGCCGCCATCCGCTATATATCCCAGCTACCCAATGTGCTCGAGTTCTGGAACCTGACGGGGCGCGATGGCTACTTGATTCGGGCGGTATTCCGCTCTGTGCAGGAGCTCGAGCAGGTGCTAAACCAGAAGCTGGGCATCTACGGCACAACCACCACAGCCCTGGTGCTTTCCAAACCAGTGGCCTTTCGTGTTCTTAGCCAAGCACAAGCGATCCAGTAG
- the hisF gene encoding imidazole glycerol phosphate synthase subunit HisF translates to MLVKRIIPCLDVHNGRVVKGINFVNLRDAGDPVEAAKAYNLAGADELVFLDITATHEERGLMLEIATQVAEQVFIPFTVGGGVRSLEDARALLLAGADKVSVNSAAVRRPELIRELAEHFGNQAVVLAIDARRSGSSWEVYVAGGRTPTGLDALAWAERGASLGAGEILLTSMDADGTKAGFDVALCQAVSQVVDVPVIASGGAGSPKHFAEVLQDGIADAALAASVFHFGEIPIPELKAYLAQQGIPVRLEAPRGLQSPT, encoded by the coding sequence GTGTTGGTCAAGCGCATCATCCCGTGCCTCGACGTCCACAATGGACGGGTGGTTAAAGGCATTAACTTTGTGAACCTGCGGGATGCCGGGGATCCAGTCGAGGCGGCCAAAGCCTACAACCTGGCCGGGGCCGACGAGCTGGTTTTCCTGGATATTACCGCCACCCACGAGGAGCGCGGCCTGATGCTCGAGATAGCCACCCAGGTGGCCGAGCAGGTGTTTATTCCCTTCACGGTGGGCGGGGGGGTGCGCAGCCTCGAGGATGCCCGGGCCCTGCTGCTGGCCGGCGCCGACAAGGTTTCGGTCAACTCGGCGGCCGTTCGACGGCCCGAGCTGATCCGGGAGCTGGCCGAGCACTTTGGCAACCAGGCCGTGGTGCTGGCCATTGATGCACGCAGAAGCGGCAGCTCCTGGGAGGTATACGTGGCTGGGGGCCGCACCCCCACCGGACTGGACGCGCTGGCCTGGGCCGAGCGGGGCGCCAGCCTGGGTGCGGGGGAGATTCTGCTGACCAGCATGGACGCCGACGGCACCAAGGCCGGTTTCGATGTGGCCCTGTGTCAGGCCGTGTCGCAGGTGGTGGATGTCCCGGTTATCGCCTCCGGCGGTGCGGGCAGCCCGAAGCACTTTGCCGAGGTGCTGCAAGACGGCATTGCCGACGCAGCCCTGGCCGCCAGCGTGTTTCATTTTGGCGAGATTCCCATCCCAGAGCTCAAAGCGTACCTGGCCCAACAGGGTATTCCGGTGCGGCTCGAGGCCCCCCGTGGGTTGCAATCCCCCACCTGA
- a CDS encoding response regulator, translated as MSEAVPSNKVLIVTSSQTLRALLELAIEEQGIEAQFFESAKEGLDYLKAHTPRAIVLDDAIEIDPFSIASRLKMSRRLREVPVVLFLTDGDERTKLTAEFARVDHVLSKPVDRKAFSNILRNLARPQPSP; from the coding sequence ATGTCGGAAGCAGTGCCAAGCAATAAGGTGTTGATAGTAACCTCGAGCCAGACCTTGCGGGCTTTGCTCGAACTGGCTATCGAGGAGCAAGGTATTGAGGCGCAATTTTTCGAGAGTGCTAAGGAAGGCCTGGATTACCTGAAAGCCCATACCCCCCGTGCCATCGTGCTAGACGATGCAATAGAAATAGACCCCTTTTCAATTGCTTCCCGCCTCAAAATGAGCCGTCGCTTGCGAGAAGTACCGGTGGTGCTGTTCCTTACCGATGGCGACGAGCGAACCAAGCTAACCGCCGAGTTTGCCAGGGTTGATCACGTGCTTTCCAAGCCGGTAGACCGCAAGGCCTTTTCCAATATTCTCCGCAACCTGGCAAGGCCGCAGCCCAGTCCTTAG
- the hisIE gene encoding bifunctional phosphoribosyl-AMP cyclohydrolase/phosphoribosyl-ATP diphosphatase HisIE translates to MNLSEVRFDANGLVPVIVQDAQTGQVLTLAYANLEALERTLQTRQSTFWSRSRGALWVKGQTSGHTQRVVEVVLDCDQDAVVYKVIPEGPACHTGAESCFHHPLTPTADPPLGEVLERVYRTIQQRIHTLPEGSYVAKLHQAGLDRLLKKIGEEAGEVIIAAKNHHPEELVWEASDLLFHLLFVLAEQGVTPADLARTLWGRHQPKDQGQA, encoded by the coding sequence ATGAATCTCAGCGAAGTTCGATTCGATGCCAACGGCCTGGTTCCGGTCATCGTGCAAGATGCGCAGACCGGTCAGGTGCTCACGCTGGCCTATGCCAACCTCGAGGCCCTCGAGCGAACCCTACAAACCCGGCAAAGCACCTTCTGGAGCCGCAGCCGGGGTGCGCTCTGGGTCAAGGGCCAGACCTCCGGGCATACCCAGCGGGTGGTGGAGGTTGTGCTCGACTGCGACCAGGACGCGGTGGTGTACAAAGTTATCCCGGAGGGCCCGGCCTGCCATACCGGGGCCGAGAGCTGTTTCCATCATCCCCTGACCCCCACCGCCGACCCACCCCTGGGTGAGGTTTTGGAGCGGGTGTACCGAACCATTCAGCAACGCATCCACACCCTGCCCGAGGGCTCGTACGTCGCCAAGCTGCACCAAGCGGGCCTCGACCGCCTGCTCAAAAAAATCGGCGAGGAGGCCGGTGAGGTGATCATCGCCGCTAAGAACCACCACCCCGAGGAGCTGGTCTGGGAAGCCTCGGATCTGCTGTTCCATCTGCTGTTCGTGCTCGCCGAGCAAGGCGTCACCCCCGCGGACCTCGCCCGCACGCTCTGGGGCCGGCACCAACCGAAGGACCAGGGCCAGGCATAG
- a CDS encoding aspartate-semialdehyde dehydrogenase, whose protein sequence is MKIAIVGATGAVGKELLSVLERRDFPVSELRLYASARSAGRSMVFRGEEVAVEALPEAPLPVDVVLASAGSSISKQYAPIWATQSVVIDNSSAFRYEPDVPLIVPEINPHAIRGHKNIIANPNCTTAILLMALHPLHKAFKARRVIVSTYQSASGAGASGMEELLQGTKEFLAGRAVEHKTFAHPLPFNVIPQIDAFQENGYTKEEMKVLWETQKIMEDSQIRVSCTAVRVPTLRVHSEAVTVEFEKPVSPEAARAVLSAAPGVDLVDDPAAKRYPMPLSATGKFNVEVGRIRKSLAFDNGLDFFVAGDQLLKGAALNAVQIAELLQKPVAI, encoded by the coding sequence ATGAAAATCGCGATTGTAGGGGCGACCGGGGCGGTTGGTAAAGAGTTGCTGAGCGTGCTCGAGCGGCGAGACTTTCCGGTTTCGGAGCTGCGGCTGTACGCCTCGGCGCGTTCTGCTGGTCGAAGCATGGTTTTTCGGGGAGAGGAAGTCGCTGTAGAGGCCCTGCCGGAGGCCCCACTGCCGGTGGACGTGGTGCTGGCGAGTGCAGGTAGCAGCATCTCCAAGCAGTATGCCCCCATATGGGCCACCCAATCGGTGGTGATCGACAACTCCTCGGCCTTTCGCTATGAGCCGGACGTACCCCTGATTGTGCCGGAGATTAACCCGCACGCCATCCGGGGTCATAAGAACATCATTGCGAACCCCAACTGCACCACAGCCATCCTGCTGATGGCCCTTCATCCCCTGCACAAAGCCTTTAAGGCCCGAAGGGTGATTGTGAGCACCTACCAGAGCGCTTCGGGGGCAGGCGCAAGCGGGATGGAGGAGCTGCTGCAGGGCACCAAAGAGTTCCTGGCCGGGCGTGCGGTTGAACACAAAACCTTTGCCCACCCCCTGCCCTTCAATGTAATTCCACAGATAGACGCTTTCCAGGAAAACGGCTACACCAAAGAGGAGATGAAGGTGCTGTGGGAGACCCAAAAAATCATGGAGGACTCGCAGATCCGGGTTTCCTGCACGGCAGTACGGGTTCCTACCCTGCGGGTGCACTCCGAGGCGGTTACGGTGGAGTTTGAAAAACCCGTAAGTCCGGAGGCGGCTCGAGCGGTGCTAAGCGCAGCGCCAGGGGTGGATTTGGTGGACGATCCCGCTGCCAAACGCTATCCCATGCCCCTGAGCGCGACCGGCAAGTTCAACGTGGAGGTGGGGCGTATCCGCAAAAGCCTGGCCTTTGATAACGGGCTGGATTTCTTTGTGGCGGGAGACCAACTGCTCAAGGGAGCGGCTTTGAATGCTGTGCAGATTGCAGAGCTGCTGCAAAAGCCAGTAGCCATCTAG
- a CDS encoding transglycosylase domain-containing protein, whose amino-acid sequence MRRLLQVLRLVLLAGFLGALGAAGYVTWLLLRDLPSLETLEDLRFTATSTFYTRDGIPIADLASVEDGRAIARQLVRLSEVSPAAAVAVVVSEDQRFFRHYGIDFIRLLGGVYYTLRGDLQGGSTITTQVVKNTLLRDLALERRGISGLERKLKEFPLAIQVERRYSKEEILEMYLNVVPWGGNAQGIWAAAQAYFGKEPSELNLAEGAYLAVLIPAPNTRYLDFSSTRRRMRVLLNNMVSEGWISQSEADAAWRYKLVPKGWEVEYDDNGNLKNAKLVDPSVRIVPERNVRLAPYFVYEVQRYLKEKIGADKLREQGGLRIITTLDLRMQTAAEKAVTGRRLPDQAQLALVGLEPNSGEVLAMVGARPGTEGEFNRATQAWRSPGSAIKPFTYGVALEAGWTQATTVRDSPIEYRTPQGVWRPKNFDGRYLDRPVSIRYALDRSLNLPAIRTAEAIGVQRLGDKLRTAGFRLTGNMAVLANAIGGGAEITPMGLAAAYASFVNGGYWVEPRLVLRVEDSNGRIIYQPETKKVLLWSPQVAYQIWDMLKGYVYDVPPGFSSSLASAARIPGRIVGGKTGTSDEAIDLWFAGATRGLVATLWVGRDDHKPQRMGGVEPSSSVVNPPIWRDFVEQALRGRPAGDFPQPSGLATATFDLLTGNISSSGVAALFPARQVQRTQVAGAQSAVLDVPPQPTYIARPGPALASGRAYLTIAVNRVTGCLASPETPTAQVAWLQVPEARIGDYRCN is encoded by the coding sequence GTGCGAAGATTGCTTCAGGTTTTGCGGCTGGTGCTACTTGCAGGGTTTCTGGGCGCACTGGGAGCCGCAGGGTACGTAACCTGGCTGCTCCTGCGCGACCTGCCTAGCCTCGAGACCCTTGAAGATTTGCGCTTCACGGCCACCTCTACCTTCTACACCCGCGATGGTATTCCCATTGCCGATCTGGCCTCGGTGGAGGATGGGCGGGCTATTGCCCGGCAGTTGGTGCGGCTTTCCGAGGTATCCCCCGCAGCGGCCGTGGCGGTGGTGGTTTCGGAGGATCAGCGCTTTTTCAGGCACTACGGCATCGACTTCATCCGGTTGCTGGGCGGGGTTTACTACACCTTGCGCGGTGATCTACAGGGGGGCTCCACCATCACCACCCAGGTGGTCAAGAACACCCTGCTAAGGGATCTGGCCCTCGAGCGGCGGGGTATCAGCGGCCTCGAGCGCAAACTGAAGGAATTTCCGCTGGCTATTCAGGTTGAGCGGCGCTACTCCAAAGAGGAAATTTTAGAGATGTACCTGAACGTGGTGCCCTGGGGCGGCAACGCACAGGGCATCTGGGCCGCGGCCCAGGCCTATTTTGGTAAGGAGCCGTCCGAGCTTAACCTGGCCGAAGGGGCTTACCTGGCCGTGCTGATTCCTGCGCCGAACACCCGCTACCTGGACTTCAGCTCGACCCGACGGCGCATGCGGGTATTGCTGAACAACATGGTCTCGGAGGGGTGGATTAGCCAGTCTGAGGCCGATGCGGCGTGGCGTTATAAGCTGGTGCCCAAGGGCTGGGAAGTGGAATACGACGACAACGGCAACCTCAAGAATGCCAAGCTGGTTGACCCCAGCGTGCGAATTGTGCCCGAACGCAATGTGCGCCTGGCTCCATACTTTGTATATGAGGTACAGCGCTATCTAAAAGAAAAAATAGGTGCAGACAAGCTGCGTGAACAGGGTGGCCTGCGCATAATCACAACCCTGGATCTCCGGATGCAGACCGCTGCTGAAAAGGCGGTGACGGGCCGCCGCCTACCCGATCAGGCCCAGCTCGCGCTGGTGGGCCTCGAGCCCAACTCGGGCGAGGTGCTGGCTATGGTGGGGGCCCGGCCAGGCACCGAGGGTGAGTTCAACCGGGCCACCCAGGCCTGGCGTAGTCCCGGCTCGGCCATCAAACCCTTTACTTACGGGGTCGCCCTGGAAGCTGGCTGGACCCAGGCCACCACCGTGCGCGACTCACCCATCGAGTACCGCACGCCCCAGGGGGTGTGGCGGCCTAAAAATTTCGATGGCCGCTACCTAGACCGCCCGGTCAGCATCCGCTACGCCCTGGATCGCTCGCTGAACCTGCCGGCCATTCGCACCGCCGAGGCCATCGGGGTGCAGCGCCTGGGCGATAAGCTGCGCACCGCTGGCTTCCGCCTGACCGGCAATATGGCCGTGCTGGCCAACGCGATTGGGGGTGGCGCCGAGATCACGCCCATGGGCCTGGCCGCTGCTTACGCCAGCTTTGTCAATGGGGGCTACTGGGTGGAGCCCCGGCTGGTGCTTCGGGTTGAGGACAGCAACGGCCGCATAATCTACCAGCCTGAGACCAAAAAAGTTCTGCTCTGGTCGCCCCAGGTGGCCTATCAGATCTGGGATATGCTCAAAGGCTACGTCTACGACGTGCCGCCTGGGTTCAGCTCGAGCCTGGCCTCGGCGGCGCGCATCCCTGGGCGTATTGTGGGCGGCAAAACTGGAACCAGCGACGAGGCCATCGACCTATGGTTTGCTGGGGCCACCCGCGGTCTGGTGGCTACGCTCTGGGTCGGGCGGGATGATCACAAACCCCAGCGCATGGGCGGCGTGGAGCCCAGCAGCTCGGTGGTGAACCCGCCCATCTGGCGCGACTTTGTGGAACAGGCCCTGCGCGGCCGCCCCGCCGGCGATTTTCCACAACCCTCTGGGCTGGCTACGGCCACCTTCGACCTGCTAACCGGGAATATCAGTTCCAGTGGTGTTGCGGCTTTGTTTCCTGCGCGCCAGGTGCAGCGCACCCAGGTGGCTGGCGCCCAGTCTGCTGTGCTGGATGTCCCACCCCAGCCCACCTACATCGCCCGCCCCGGCCCAGCGCTGGCCTCCGGTCGGGCCTACCTTACCATTGCGGTCAACCGCGTGACCGGCTGCCTGGCTTCCCCGGAGACCCCAACGGCCCAGGTGGCATGGCTACAGGTGCCCGAGGCGCGGATTGGTGATTATCGCTGCAACTGA
- a CDS encoding 4Fe-4S dicluster domain-containing protein: MGLLDNLVGAFLKLTDPTPEYTGPRCLLERNSVGGCDKCQQVCPHGAINLESFTAEIDEVKCTSCGLCTAVCPGLALEFPLGPIQEKLHRGRGQIRCSKAPGAGDEIHCLGQLTPGALAEAASRFGALVLARGDCESCRIGGPTIPERVQWAVQEAKRYFPGLEVHIQNQPLRGAEVGRREFFGALLGGAKRSAAELVPNLPLPPLEPYEDKRGELPAELRLRRLAAYRAQAVRWPRIAVAEGCTLCPVCSNVCPTKAVERERAPGGEEYVLKLNVSACTGCGACLESCPPQVISLVEAGREEVLGAPIELFRGRPPWYDL, translated from the coding sequence GTGGGACTGCTTGACAACCTTGTTGGGGCCTTTCTAAAACTCACCGACCCCACCCCCGAATACACCGGGCCGCGCTGCCTGCTCGAGCGCAACAGCGTCGGGGGATGCGATAAATGCCAGCAAGTTTGCCCGCACGGGGCTATTAATCTGGAGAGCTTTACCGCTGAGATCGACGAGGTAAAGTGCACAAGCTGCGGGTTATGCACGGCCGTCTGTCCCGGTCTGGCCCTCGAGTTTCCGCTGGGGCCTATACAGGAGAAACTGCACCGCGGGCGCGGCCAGATCCGCTGTTCTAAAGCGCCGGGGGCAGGCGACGAGATCCACTGCCTGGGCCAGCTAACCCCTGGCGCTCTGGCTGAGGCCGCCTCTCGTTTCGGTGCACTCGTTCTGGCCCGGGGCGACTGCGAAAGCTGTCGGATTGGGGGCCCCACCATTCCAGAGCGTGTGCAATGGGCGGTGCAGGAGGCCAAGCGGTATTTTCCTGGGCTCGAGGTGCATATACAAAACCAGCCCCTGCGCGGGGCCGAGGTAGGCCGCCGGGAGTTTTTTGGGGCCCTGCTAGGAGGGGCTAAGCGCTCGGCTGCGGAACTGGTACCCAACCTGCCCCTACCGCCTTTGGAACCCTATGAGGATAAAAGGGGTGAGCTGCCCGCTGAGCTTCGCTTGCGCAGGCTGGCCGCTTATCGGGCCCAGGCCGTCCGCTGGCCCCGCATCGCGGTGGCTGAAGGGTGTACCTTATGCCCGGTTTGTAGCAATGTCTGCCCCACCAAGGCCGTCGAGCGTGAACGCGCACCTGGCGGCGAGGAGTACGTGCTCAAGTTGAATGTATCGGCCTGTACGGGGTGTGGGGCTTGCCTGGAGAGCTGCCCGCCGCAGGTTATCTCGCTGGTAGAGGCTGGAAGGGAAGAGGTCTTGGGGGCGCCCATCGAGCTGTTCCGAGGCCGGCCCCCCTGGTACGACCTGTGA